From one bacterium genomic stretch:
- a CDS encoding radical SAM protein, producing MKALFINPPIYDFSTYDLWMKPLGFLYLVDLFKKNGWETYYFDFMDRNHPFYDDIKRKEVYGCGKFYSSREIKPSIYKDVPRIYRRFGLPLETFISFKESIPDVDFIFITSGMTYWYKGVEEVINFCRENFPNTPIVLGGTYVNFCLSHAKTLGVDFLFSGKNLSNFCKEFSNHFNVSLKYYNQLSPDWSVYKKLSYLCLKTSSGCPFNCYYCGTKKVEPTYLPWDIDTIVDETLESLNTFNINDIAFYDDALLFNFKRHLEVILKKLNGNKRNLRFHTPNGLHSKFINRETSALLKEYGFKTLRLSLESVFSFRAEESSYKTTFTQFENALNLLLNAGFNKENIGVYILLGLPEQKPEEVIESIKILKGYSCKIKLAEYSPIPGTFFYEMSEKIYPQLPLSNPLFQNNSIVPLWQFDGKWDILNYIKQQSFPVK from the coding sequence ATGAAAGCCTTATTTATAAATCCTCCTATATACGATTTTTCAACGTACGACCTTTGGATGAAACCATTAGGTTTTTTGTATCTTGTGGATTTATTCAAAAAGAATGGTTGGGAAACATACTATTTTGATTTTATGGATAGAAACCATCCTTTTTATGATGATATAAAAAGAAAAGAGGTATATGGGTGCGGGAAATTTTATAGCAGTCGTGAAATAAAACCTTCAATATATAAGGATGTTCCAAGAATATACAGAAGGTTTGGGCTTCCGTTAGAGACTTTTATAAGTTTTAAGGAAAGTATTCCTGATGTTGATTTTATTTTTATTACCTCTGGGATGACATACTGGTACAAAGGGGTTGAAGAGGTTATAAATTTTTGTAGAGAAAACTTTCCAAATACACCTATTGTTTTGGGTGGAACTTATGTTAATTTTTGTTTATCTCATGCAAAAACATTGGGAGTAGATTTTCTTTTTTCAGGAAAAAATCTTAGTAATTTTTGTAAGGAGTTTTCTAACCATTTTAATGTGTCGCTCAAATATTATAACCAACTTTCCCCAGACTGGTCTGTCTACAAAAAACTTTCTTACTTATGCCTTAAAACTTCTTCAGGGTGCCCTTTTAATTGTTATTACTGCGGAACAAAAAAGGTAGAACCTACCTATCTTCCGTGGGATATAGACACAATTGTTGATGAAACTTTGGAAAGTCTAAATACCTTTAATATCAACGATATAGCTTTTTATGATGACGCTCTACTATTCAATTTTAAAAGACATCTTGAAGTAATACTTAAAAAACTTAATGGTAACAAAAGAAATCTTAGGTTTCATACTCCAAACGGTTTACATTCAAAGTTTATCAATAGAGAAACATCGGCTCTTCTTAAGGAGTATGGTTTTAAGACTTTGAGGTTGAGTCTTGAAAGTGTCTTTTCGTTTAGGGCTGAAGAATCAAGTTATAAGACAACTTTTACCCAATTTGAAAATGCTCTTAACCTGCTTTTAAATGCTGGTTTTAATAAAGAAAATATAGGGGTATATATTCTTCTTGGGCTACCAGAGCAAAAACCTGAAGAGGTAATCGAATCTATTAAAATTCTTAAAGGGTATTCGTGTAAAATTAAACTTGCTGAGTATTCGCCTATACCGGGAACGTTTTTTTATGAAATGAGTGAGAAGATATACCCGCAATTACCTTTATCGAACCCTCTGTTTCAGAACAATTCCATAGTGCCTCTCTGGCAGTTTGATGGTAAGTGGGATATACTCAATTATATCAAACAACAGTCTTTTCCAGTCAAATAA
- a CDS encoding V-type ATP synthase subunit B, producing the protein MKKIINSLKEYESIKNITGPLILVEGVEGAGFGELVEITSQDGEKRLGKILEVHKQNALIQVFEGTTGLGTLKTKVRFTGKSIEFGISPKVLGRVFTGMGQVRDDGPEIIPEKYLNINGFPINPTRRDYPSEFIQTGISSVDVLNSLVRGQKLPIFSGAGLPHNLLATQIVKQAKILSDKKDVKFAIVFAAMGITFEEAEFFQKEFKKAGAIERCVIFINLADEPAIERISTPRVALTTAEYLAFEQGMHVLIILTDMTNYAEALREISAARNEIPGRRGYPSYLYTDLSTIYERAGRIKDKEGSVTQIAILTMPEDDKTHPIPDLTGYITEGQIIFSRQMHLKGIYPPIDVLTSLSRLRDKGIGFNKKTNTELTREDHPAVASQLFASYARGKEAEELSVVLGEASLSETDIAHLKFSRKMDEEFITQGKDEERTIKESLDKGWSLLRTLPKPEIKRIPPETMEKYWEPKPDKK; encoded by the coding sequence ATGAAAAAAATAATCAATTCACTAAAAGAGTACGAAAGCATTAAAAATATCACAGGTCCCTTAATACTTGTTGAAGGGGTAGAAGGCGCAGGTTTCGGAGAACTGGTTGAAATAACCTCCCAGGACGGCGAAAAAAGGCTCGGTAAAATACTTGAAGTCCACAAGCAGAACGCACTTATACAGGTGTTTGAAGGCACAACTGGTTTAGGCACTCTAAAAACAAAAGTACGGTTTACAGGAAAATCCATAGAGTTTGGTATATCTCCAAAAGTTCTTGGTAGAGTGTTCACAGGGATGGGACAAGTTAGAGATGACGGACCAGAAATCATCCCCGAAAAATACCTAAATATAAACGGTTTCCCCATAAACCCCACAAGAAGAGATTACCCTTCTGAGTTTATCCAAACAGGTATATCATCAGTAGATGTTCTAAACAGTCTTGTTAGAGGTCAAAAACTCCCCATCTTTTCAGGAGCTGGATTACCTCACAACCTTCTTGCAACACAGATAGTCAAACAAGCAAAAATTTTGTCTGACAAAAAAGATGTAAAGTTTGCTATTGTTTTTGCAGCAATGGGTATAACTTTTGAAGAAGCAGAGTTTTTTCAGAAAGAGTTCAAAAAAGCAGGCGCAATAGAAAGGTGCGTAATTTTTATCAACCTTGCAGACGAACCCGCTATAGAAAGAATTTCTACACCGAGAGTCGCCTTAACTACCGCTGAATATCTTGCTTTTGAACAAGGGATGCATGTACTTATCATTCTTACAGATATGACAAACTACGCTGAAGCCCTTAGAGAAATATCAGCAGCAAGAAACGAAATACCCGGCAGACGTGGTTACCCATCTTATCTATACACCGACCTGTCAACTATTTATGAACGGGCAGGAAGAATAAAAGATAAAGAAGGTTCTGTCACACAGATAGCCATCTTAACTATGCCCGAAGACGACAAAACCCATCCAATACCAGACCTTACAGGGTATATCACTGAAGGGCAGATAATATTTTCAAGGCAGATGCACCTCAAAGGCATCTACCCTCCAATAGATGTACTTACTTCGCTTTCACGGCTTAGAGATAAAGGTATCGGCTTTAACAAAAAGACCAATACTGAATTAACAAGAGAAGACCATCCAGCCGTCGCAAGCCAATTGTTTGCTTCGTATGCACGCGGGAAAGAAGCAGAAGAACTATCTGTAGTACTTGGAGAAGCGTCCCTGTCTGAAACAGATATAGCGCACCTTAAATTCTCCAGAAAAATGGATGAAGAGTTTATAACTCAAGGTAAAGACGAAGAAAGAACAATAAAAGAATCTTTAGATAAAGGATGGTCACTACTTAGAACTCTGCCTAAACCTGAAATAAAAAGAATCCCTCCAGAAACAATGGAAAAATATTGGGAACCTAAACCTGATAAAAAATGA
- a CDS encoding V-type ATP synthase subunit D produces the protein MNIKVNPTRMELLKLRKRAQLAQRGHKLLKDKEEQLLIEFRTLVDEVKTKRKTTEKKLLEFYSEMLKFKGLVDENVWESLLSTHQLQTEFNVEIKRLFNIPVTKIDFKTNPETPIEDFMVSPYFRQLVINGKEIVNQLLELYFIENKLISFASEIERTRRRVNALEFVLIPNINDTIKFISFKLNENERTSLVTLKHIQLTRQES, from the coding sequence ATGAATATTAAAGTCAACCCCACAAGAATGGAGTTACTCAAACTGAGAAAGAGGGCTCAATTGGCACAACGAGGGCATAAACTCCTAAAAGATAAAGAAGAGCAACTTCTTATAGAGTTTAGGACACTTGTTGATGAAGTAAAAACTAAACGAAAAACAACCGAAAAGAAACTTTTAGAGTTCTACTCAGAGATGTTAAAATTTAAAGGGTTGGTAGACGAAAACGTTTGGGAAAGTTTATTGAGTACCCACCAGTTACAGACAGAGTTTAATGTTGAGATAAAAAGGTTGTTCAACATCCCGGTTACAAAAATAGATTTTAAAACCAACCCAGAAACACCTATAGAAGATTTTATGGTCTCGCCCTACTTCAGACAACTGGTTATCAACGGTAAAGAAATAGTCAACCAACTCCTTGAACTATATTTCATTGAAAATAAACTTATCAGTTTTGCTTCCGAGATAGAAAGAACCAGAAGGAGAGTTAACGCTCTTGAATTTGTTTTAATTCCCAACATAAACGATACAATAAAATTTATCTCTTTCAAACTAAACGAAAACGAGAGAACCTCTCTGGTTACCCTTAAACATATCCAACTAACCCGCCAAGAAAGTTAA
- a CDS encoding type I restriction-modification system subunit M — MSLSANISEKAALIWAIADKLTGVYKPHEYGEVILPMTVIRRFDSVLANTKSAVLDKYKSVKNLSMRSVLLSKTSGYDFYNTSKYDFEKLLDDPDNIEANFRDYLNGFSENVREIIEKFKFDGHITTMSNKGILYIVIKEFTSPKANLHPNDISNLEMGYIFEEIIRRFSESHNEDAGQHYTPREVIELMVNILFYDDNDILSGNNIAKTIYDPACGTGGMLSVAEEYLHQLNASTELISFGQEINDQTFAICKADMLIKGSNADFIKDGNTLSDDQFSGQTFDYILSNPPFGREWKNEKNKVETESKRGFAGRFGAGLPSIGDGQMLFLMTAISKMKDKEDGGSRITIIHNGSPLFTGDAGSGPSNIRKYILENDLLEAIVALPNDIFYNTGIATYIWVLSNKKSGTKREGKVQLINANSLFEKRRKALGNKRNDIPETAIEEITKLYGDFKSSEISKIYDNAEFGYTKITVERPLYDDNGEPVLKKDKKQPDASLRDTENVPLTEDIKEYFKREVLPFAPDAWINKAKSKVGYEIPFTRYFYKYETPKSSKEIMKEILEIEKELEGALPEVFDL, encoded by the coding sequence ATGAGTTTAAGTGCAAACATAAGTGAAAAAGCTGCTCTTATATGGGCTATTGCAGATAAATTAACAGGTGTTTATAAACCTCATGAATATGGTGAAGTAATTTTACCAATGACGGTAATACGCCGTTTTGATAGTGTTCTTGCAAATACAAAATCTGCTGTACTGGATAAGTACAAAAGCGTCAAGAATTTATCGATGCGTAGTGTGCTTCTTAGTAAAACTTCTGGTTATGATTTTTACAATACAAGCAAATATGATTTTGAGAAATTGCTCGACGACCCAGATAACATAGAAGCAAACTTTCGTGATTATTTAAACGGATTTTCAGAAAATGTAAGGGAGATTATAGAAAAATTCAAATTTGATGGACATATCACAACAATGTCAAACAAGGGTATCCTCTATATTGTCATTAAAGAGTTCACATCACCGAAAGCAAATCTACATCCAAACGATATTTCAAATCTGGAAATGGGGTACATATTCGAAGAAATAATCCGCAGATTTTCAGAATCTCATAACGAAGACGCAGGGCAACACTACACCCCGCGTGAAGTCATTGAACTGATGGTCAATATTTTATTCTATGATGACAACGATATTCTTTCTGGCAACAATATAGCAAAAACCATTTACGACCCTGCATGTGGAACAGGCGGAATGTTATCTGTTGCGGAGGAATATCTGCACCAATTAAACGCATCAACAGAACTTATATCTTTTGGGCAAGAAATCAACGACCAGACCTTTGCAATTTGTAAAGCAGATATGCTTATCAAGGGAAGCAATGCTGATTTCATTAAAGATGGGAACACGTTGTCTGATGACCAATTTTCCGGTCAGACCTTCGATTATATTTTATCAAATCCCCCCTTTGGACGAGAATGGAAAAATGAAAAAAACAAAGTAGAAACTGAATCTAAAAGAGGATTTGCTGGACGTTTTGGTGCAGGACTGCCCTCTATAGGTGATGGGCAGATGCTATTCCTTATGACTGCCATATCTAAAATGAAAGATAAAGAAGACGGAGGTAGCCGTATAACAATTATTCACAACGGCTCTCCCCTCTTTACCGGTGATGCAGGAAGCGGTCCATCAAACATACGTAAATACATATTGGAAAACGATTTGCTTGAAGCTATCGTTGCCTTGCCTAACGATATTTTTTACAATACAGGTATTGCTACTTATATTTGGGTATTGTCCAACAAGAAATCTGGCACAAAGCGTGAAGGTAAAGTACAACTTATCAACGCCAACAGTCTTTTTGAAAAACGTCGTAAGGCATTAGGCAACAAACGTAACGATATCCCAGAAACTGCCATTGAGGAAATAACAAAACTTTATGGAGATTTTAAATCAAGCGAAATAAGCAAAATATATGACAACGCCGAGTTTGGTTATACGAAAATTACAGTAGAACGTCCTTTATATGATGACAACGGCGAACCAGTACTAAAAAAAGACAAAAAACAGCCAGACGCTTCTTTGCGTGATACTGAAAATGTGCCTCTAACCGAGGATATTAAGGAATACTTCAAGCGTGAAGTATTACCCTTTGCTCCAGACGCTTGGATAAATAAAGCAAAATCCAAAGTTGGTTATGAAATCCCATTTACACGTTATTTTTATAAATATGAAACACCGAAGTCCTCTAAAGAAATTATGAAAGAAATTTTGGAGATTGAGAAAGAATTAGAAGGTGCTTTACCAGAGGTGTTTGACCTATGA
- a CDS encoding restriction endonuclease subunit S: protein MREMKDSGVKWIGEIPVDWEVCRFKNVAQLFTGNSIKDTDKVNYEDASDARPYLATKDIDLIFATVNYDNGLYVKYNDFSFKVAPKGSTLMCVEGGSAGRKKTKLVQDVSFVNKLCCFQSKTVSGDYLHYFLCSPNYESEFANNLSGLIGGVSTSALKNIPFLLPPPEEQHRIADYLDDKCAKIDSIIEREEAVIEKLKNYKLSIITEKVTKGLNQDVPMKDSGVEWIGKIPEHWKVGKIKYVSTFNPPNIMKFDNSYQIGYVPMEYVKNGYILPQVIEYGKIPTGLSYFENGDIVIAKVTPCFENGNIAIASGLYNGVAFGSSELFVFRCKNIKTEFLFFIMQNEIFKKLCISTMTGTGGLKRISSTFIRNYKFAYPSIDEQNTIIAFLDSKCSKIDSIIDKKQTLITKLAEYKKSLIYEVVTGKKEV, encoded by the coding sequence ATGAGAGAGATGAAAGATAGTGGTGTGAAATGGATTGGGGAGATACCTGTTGATTGGGAGGTATGCCGATTTAAAAATGTCGCCCAACTCTTTACAGGTAATAGTATTAAAGACACTGATAAGGTGAATTATGAAGATGCAAGCGATGCCAGACCTTATTTAGCAACTAAAGATATTGATTTAATATTCGCAACTGTTAATTATGATAATGGATTATATGTGAAATATAATGACTTTTCTTTTAAGGTTGCACCAAAAGGGAGTACATTGATGTGCGTTGAAGGTGGTAGTGCAGGGAGAAAAAAAACTAAATTAGTACAGGATGTATCCTTTGTTAATAAATTATGCTGTTTTCAATCAAAAACTGTTAGTGGGGATTATTTACATTATTTTCTTTGCTCACCAAACTATGAAAGTGAATTCGCTAATAATTTAAGTGGTCTGATCGGTGGTGTCAGCACTTCAGCATTAAAAAACATACCCTTTTTACTTCCCCCACCAGAAGAACAACACCGCATCGCTGATTACCTTGACGACAAGTGTGCCAAAATTGATTCCATTATAGAACGAGAAGAGGCAGTTATTGAAAAACTGAAAAATTATAAGTTATCGATAATAACAGAAAAAGTTACAAAAGGGTTAAACCAAGATGTACCTATGAAGGATAGCGGTGTGGAATGGATTGGCAAGATACCAGAACATTGGAAAGTAGGGAAAATTAAATACGTTTCTACATTCAACCCGCCCAATATTATGAAGTTCGATAATTCATACCAAATTGGGTATGTTCCCATGGAGTATGTCAAAAACGGTTATATATTGCCACAAGTAATAGAATATGGGAAAATTCCCACCGGATTATCATATTTCGAAAATGGTGATATTGTAATTGCAAAAGTTACTCCATGTTTTGAAAATGGAAACATTGCAATTGCTTCAGGGCTATATAATGGTGTTGCATTTGGTAGCTCTGAACTGTTTGTTTTCAGATGTAAAAACATAAAGACAGAATTTTTATTTTTTATAATGCAAAATGAAATTTTTAAGAAACTATGCATATCCACGATGACCGGTACAGGAGGATTAAAACGTATCTCATCTACATTCATAAGGAATTACAAATTTGCTTATCCATCAATTGATGAGCAGAATACTATAATAGCTTTTCTTGACAGCAAATGTTCAAAAATTGATTCCATTATAGATAAAAAGCAAACTCTTATCACCAAACTTGCTGAATACAAAAAATCCCTTATTTACGAGGTAGTAACCGGAAAAAAGGAGGTATAA